In the Vicinamibacteria bacterium genome, TGAAGAAAAAAGGGCACCAGGCGCGTACCGGGAAGCGGCCAGGCTTCCGCCTCCCGCCAGTACCCTCCGTGAAACATCCGGCCGGCTTCGTCTCGATGGCCGTCGCCCGTCCCCATGACGTAGACACGAACGGGCGCCTCGGCATCCCCGGTGCCCTTGCCTTTCAAAACACGATCGAACCATCTCAGGTGGAACGCGTCATGGAAGTCGGCGATCGCGGCGGCTTCACCGAACGAAACGTCGCCAGCATAGCTTCTCGTGTTGCCGCCGTGAGTCCAGGGCCCCATGACGAGGGACAGGGGCGAGGTCAGCCTCTTCTCGAGCTCGAGGTAGTTCGTCACCGTTCCCCCGGCGTAGGAGTCGTACCAGCCGGAAATGAGCACCATCGGAATGTCGGCGGTCTCGTTGTAATGCTCTTGCCAGTTGATGTCGTGGTGCTGCCAGTACTCGTCGTAGTTGCCGCTTTGCATCATCGTGAGGATGTAGTCCTCGAAGTTGGGCGCGATGGACAGAGGGTTGAGCCCCTTTCGCAGAGGGAGCGCATGGAGCCACTTGTCGACCGGCTCGAGCTCCAGGCTCTTCTTCACGATGGGGTCATCGGTCTCCTCATAGAGCTGGCGGAACGCCCAGGTGAGCTGCTGCAGCTCGAAAGCCCCATGATTTCGAATCTTGTGATCCCAGCCGTTCGACATGCCGCCCATGTTGAGAACGATCGTGGCGAGGTGAGGCGGCCTTAGCTTCGCGGCGTTCGCCTGAACGTGAGCGGCGTACGACGTTCCCCACATGCCAACCCGGCCATCACTGTAGGGAAGCTTCGCGAGGTACTCGATGGCGTCGTAGCCGTCCTGACCTTCACCGATGTACTTCGTGAACTCACCCTCGGACGCATAGGTTCCGCGCAGGTCCTGGAGCGCCACGACATAGCCGTGGGAGGCGAAATACTTCGCCCGTTCCACGAGGGATCGCCCCGTCTTGTCGTAAGGAGTGCGCTGGAGAAGCACGGGAAGCTTCTCGTCGAGGACTCGTCCATCGCGGGCGGGACAGTAAACGTCGGTCGCGAGCCGCACGCCGTCGCGCATCGGGATCATCAGATTGTGCTCGACCTGCACGGCGTCGAACGGCGCGACGGCTGAGAACAACGAGAAAAGCAGGAGCTCCAGCATCCGCGCATCGTTACCCCGCCACCGACCGCGCGTCAACCGACGTCCGTTGGGCGGAGCGGCTTTCTCGTGCTAATATGTCACGGCATGACATGTTTATCCGTGACTATTTATGGGGTGGAGACACAGCCCGGCAGGCTGACGAAAAGTACAGTCCAGCCTGCGCGAGCGGAGCGAGCCCGGCGCGCTGGCCGCGCCGTAAGCAGCCCGAGCCGTGGCGGCTCGATCGATTACGGGTCCCGCCACGGCATTGAGTACTAGAAGAGTTTCCCATCATGTCCCGTACCTCGAACGCCAGAGACGCTGAGCTTTCTAACGTCGCCGTAGAGATCCTGTTGACCCTCCTCCGGGGGCCCCGACACGGCTACGCGATCAAGCTCGACGTCGAGGAGAGGATCGGCGGCGATTTCTTTCTCGGCTCCGGAAGTCTGTACCAGGCTCTGCAGCGCCTCGAGCGGCGCGGGTACG is a window encoding:
- a CDS encoding CocE/NonD family hydrolase, which translates into the protein MLELLLFSLFSAVAPFDAVQVEHNLMIPMRDGVRLATDVYCPARDGRVLDEKLPVLLQRTPYDKTGRSLVERAKYFASHGYVVALQDLRGTYASEGEFTKYIGEGQDGYDAIEYLAKLPYSDGRVGMWGTSYAAHVQANAAKLRPPHLATIVLNMGGMSNGWDHKIRNHGAFELQQLTWAFRQLYEETDDPIVKKSLELEPVDKWLHALPLRKGLNPLSIAPNFEDYILTMMQSGNYDEYWQHHDINWQEHYNETADIPMVLISGWYDSYAGGTVTNYLELEKRLTSPLSLVMGPWTHGGNTRSYAGDVSFGEAAAIADFHDAFHLRWFDRVLKGKGTGDAEAPVRVYVMGTGDGHRDEAGRMFHGGYWREAEAWPLPGTRLVPFFLHADGTLSESRPHRATLPTTYTFDPQDPVPTIGGAFSSTSPVFEPGAYDQRETEAIFGAREPYLPLAARSDVVVFQTEPLDEDVEVVGPIAVELTVSSTAVDTDFTVKLVDVYPPSEDYPRGFAMNLTDGILRARYRNSSERQELMTPGEICRIKVEPFPTANVFKKGHRIRLDVSSSNFPRFDVNPNTGEPLGAHRRTMRADNTIHHDGAHPSYVVLPIVPAGKAEQ
- a CDS encoding helix-turn-helix transcriptional regulator codes for the protein MSRTSNARDAELSNVAVEILLTLLRGPRHGYAIKLDVEERIGGDFFLGSGSLYQALQRLERRGYVAEVEGAEPPDARRGRVYRIQPAGRRALESELERMARVMKVARRHIAAAETK